A part of Bacillus horti genomic DNA contains:
- a CDS encoding ABC transporter permease produces the protein MNMLWVQSRAEIIRLFRSKIYIIMSLLLPIMFYYIFTNIFNTGTEADQGWGAFYLMSMATFSVMGSAIFSLGIRNVQERTQGFATLMKTTPLPSSFYFLAKMIGQTVVHIFSVVVIFVAGYLINDVSLTPMEWITSGLWIIFGSITFLGLGTLIGTMKRVDTASGVSNFIYLGLALLGGMWMPAEVLPEFLQNIGQMLPSYHFRSGSWSLAAGDLPELTNVLFLLGYLVLFMLLSTYISKRQEAV, from the coding sequence ATGAACATGCTATGGGTACAATCAAGAGCAGAGATTATTCGTCTTTTTAGAAGTAAAATTTATATCATTATGTCATTATTACTGCCCATTATGTTTTACTATATTTTCACTAATATCTTCAACACAGGCACTGAAGCAGATCAGGGATGGGGAGCGTTCTACCTGATGTCTATGGCCACGTTCAGTGTTATGGGTTCGGCGATATTTTCCTTAGGTATTCGTAACGTTCAAGAGCGTACACAGGGCTTTGCTACCTTAATGAAAACGACGCCTTTGCCGAGCAGCTTTTACTTTTTAGCCAAAATGATCGGTCAAACAGTAGTTCACATATTCTCTGTTGTGGTCATTTTTGTTGCTGGATACTTGATTAATGATGTTTCCCTTACTCCTATGGAATGGATAACGAGTGGATTATGGATTATCTTTGGTTCTATTACGTTCTTAGGTCTAGGTACATTAATAGGGACAATGAAGCGAGTGGATACGGCAAGTGGAGTAAGTAATTTTATTTATCTAGGGCTAGCTTTACTAGGTGGGATGTGGATGCCTGCCGAGGTATTACCTGAGTTTCTCCAAAATATTGGTCAAATGCTTCCTTCTTATCATTTTAGAAGTGGCTCATGGAGTTTAGCAGCTGGAGATTTACCTGAATTAACAAATGTCTTGTTTTTACTCGGTTATTTAGTCCTGTTTATGTTACTATCTACTTATATTAGTAAAAGGCAGGAAGCGGTGTAG
- a CDS encoding sensor histidine kinase, producing MIDLRSKLKEFQLFPKEFGFFPLLFLLYLAFPIFYMLGTSGAKQFFGFMMLAIFIISYRQLYFAVNGKTFPYWIALQLGIIVILTIGYSPFNMLMGFFPANFIGWHANKRNFRIAWLALTLVILLGFMSAMIQASQLGADMIMLGVFCLVMIFAPFATRSMYIQMELRSELDLAKKKIEELVKREERTRIARDLHDTLGHTLSLITLKSQLVEKLVTKSPEKAKLEAKEIESTSRIALKQLRELVSDMRSMTLAEELVQVEAILNAAGIEPKYKGDVELKDASQLTQNILSLCLREAVTNVVKHSQATSCLIELKKAEGEVSLVVKDNGIGALEVNHHGNGLNGIKERLSLIDGRLSLKVDQGTTVKMTVPIVIRQNQEEEQL from the coding sequence GTGATAGATTTGCGTAGCAAGCTCAAAGAATTTCAACTTTTTCCTAAGGAATTTGGCTTCTTCCCGTTGCTATTCCTTTTGTATCTTGCCTTTCCTATATTTTATATGTTGGGGACATCGGGAGCAAAACAGTTTTTTGGTTTTATGATGCTGGCTATCTTTATTATTAGCTATCGGCAATTGTACTTTGCTGTGAACGGAAAGACCTTCCCTTATTGGATAGCCTTGCAGCTTGGGATTATTGTTATTTTAACGATAGGGTATAGTCCTTTTAATATGCTGATGGGCTTCTTTCCAGCTAACTTTATTGGATGGCATGCAAATAAAAGAAACTTTCGTATCGCTTGGTTAGCTTTAACCCTTGTCATTTTACTCGGTTTTATGTCTGCTATGATTCAGGCCAGTCAGCTTGGAGCGGACATGATTATGCTAGGTGTCTTTTGTCTTGTTATGATTTTTGCTCCGTTTGCTACTCGATCTATGTATATACAGATGGAGCTGAGAAGTGAGCTTGATTTAGCCAAAAAGAAAATTGAAGAGCTAGTCAAAAGAGAGGAACGTACGAGAATTGCTCGTGATTTGCACGATACACTCGGACATACCCTTTCTCTTATCACATTGAAAAGCCAACTCGTTGAAAAGCTTGTAACGAAAAGTCCAGAAAAAGCGAAGCTTGAAGCGAAAGAGATCGAGTCCACCTCGCGTATCGCCTTGAAGCAGCTCAGAGAGCTTGTATCAGACATGCGTTCAATGACGTTAGCAGAAGAGCTTGTACAGGTGGAAGCCATTTTAAATGCTGCTGGTATTGAGCCGAAATATAAGGGAGATGTGGAATTGAAAGATGCTTCACAGCTCACCCAAAATATCCTCAGTCTCTGCTTGAGAGAGGCCGTTACAAATGTAGTCAAGCATAGCCAAGCTACTAGCTGTCTCATAGAATTGAAGAAAGCAGAGGGCGAAGTAAGCTTAGTTGTGAAGGATAATGGCATAGGAGCATTAGAAGTAAACCATCATGGTAACGGCTTAAATGGGATAAAAGAACGTCTTTCTCTTATTGATGGAAGGCTCTCGCTTAAAGTAGATCAAGGAACCACAGTGAAAATGACCGTCCCGATCGTCATTAGGCAAAACCAAGAGGAGGAGCAGCTTTGA
- a CDS encoding response regulator transcription factor, whose translation MIRIVIAEDQQMLRGALSSLLDLEDDLEVVGQAANGQEALGLVEQYKPDICLMDIEMPIKTGLQVAEELQKQGSTCKVVILTTFARPGYFERAVKAGVQGYLLKDGPSDKLAESIRRVTQGHREVSPELLFGVVENTNPLTDRERQILKLAADGQTANEIAKELFLSSGTVRNYLSEIFAKLGAKNRIEAITIAEEKGWL comes from the coding sequence ATGATAAGAATTGTGATAGCTGAGGATCAGCAAATGCTACGAGGAGCTCTGAGTTCTCTCTTGGATCTTGAAGATGACTTGGAGGTTGTTGGACAAGCGGCAAATGGGCAAGAAGCCCTTGGGCTTGTGGAGCAGTATAAGCCGGACATCTGTCTGATGGATATTGAAATGCCGATTAAAACGGGGCTGCAGGTAGCAGAAGAACTGCAAAAGCAGGGGAGTACATGTAAGGTTGTTATTTTAACAACATTTGCTAGACCAGGCTATTTTGAACGAGCGGTAAAAGCTGGTGTGCAGGGGTATTTACTCAAGGATGGCCCAAGTGACAAGCTGGCGGAGTCGATTCGCAGAGTGACGCAGGGGCACAGGGAGGTCTCACCAGAGCTGTTGTTTGGGGTAGTAGAGAATACCAACCCATTGACAGATAGAGAAAGGCAAATCTTGAAGCTGGCCGCTGATGGGCAGACGGCGAATGAAATTGCTAAGGAGCTGTTCCTATCCTCCGGGACGGTGAGGAATTATCTTTCTGAGATCTTTGCCAAGCTTGGGGCGAAAAACAGAATTGAAGCAATAACTATTGCGGAAGAAAAAGGGTGGCTGTAG
- a CDS encoding nucleotidyltransferase family protein: MKLETEEDIIQLIKEDEWMMGILQTAKFLRLPDWWVCAGFVRSKIWDILHGFTERTPMPDVDVVYFDMSCVDEEVEKQLEQKLKEMNSTIPWSVKNQARMHIINNNQPYSSSVDAISKFPETATALGLTLDKQNNVILTAPCGIQDVINMEVKPTPYFTEDTERAVIYEDRITKKNWKQTWNQLKVYHIK, translated from the coding sequence ATGAAACTAGAAACGGAAGAGGACATCATTCAGTTAATAAAAGAGGACGAATGGATGATGGGAATTCTCCAAACTGCTAAATTTCTACGCTTGCCAGATTGGTGGGTCTGTGCTGGATTTGTCCGCTCAAAAATATGGGATATTCTCCACGGTTTTACTGAAAGAACCCCAATGCCTGATGTAGATGTTGTCTATTTTGATATGAGCTGTGTAGATGAAGAAGTAGAAAAACAGTTGGAACAAAAACTGAAAGAGATGAATTCAACCATTCCCTGGTCGGTAAAAAATCAGGCAAGAATGCATATTATTAATAACAATCAGCCGTACTCTTCATCTGTAGACGCAATCTCCAAATTCCCTGAAACAGCAACAGCATTAGGGCTTACGTTAGATAAGCAGAATAACGTCATTTTAACAGCACCATGTGGAATTCAGGATGTTATAAATATGGAGGTGAAGCCAACACCTTATTTTACTGAAGATACAGAAAGAGCTGTTATTTACGAGGATAGAATAACAAAGAAAAATTGGAAGCAGACCTGGAACCAATTAAAGGTGTATCATATAAAATAA
- a CDS encoding MFS transporter, with translation MKLTAYNNYIFYWIASTLSYFGTYVTSLALQVLVVVHLQGNTIDVGWINASRWIPYVLLGLMAGVLIDRVSRRSVLIVTDFGRAALLVLICLLTVLDVVNVSFLMIIMMLFGALSLFNDAASQSFVPQLVPKDLLMPAYARLEQSAAVAETSGPAVAGMLIAVLSAPFALLANAGTYLFSGFVMASIKHSTRQEAPQKVSFKEQIKDGLRWVYHHRYLKTLALNTHAWFLFHSMIGAILVTFALTELGFSASTFGFVMTAAGVGALLGTTLSTRLNLRWGIGRSMAIARLLYCPAVIIMVLAPSAEQGNLLLSTFVLIGVGQFLYGCALGIEGPLEMGYRQTITPSHLHGRMNATMRSINRSMIVIGAPLGGLIADMFGFRAALGVVIVGLAVVGIWFFFSPMRHARLDETETTDKPLNQ, from the coding sequence ATGAAGCTCACAGCATATAATAACTATATATTTTATTGGATAGCCTCTACTCTATCATACTTTGGAACTTACGTGACCTCCCTTGCTCTCCAAGTCTTGGTCGTAGTTCATTTACAAGGAAATACAATTGATGTGGGCTGGATTAATGCGTCAAGGTGGATCCCCTACGTGCTACTTGGCTTAATGGCAGGCGTTCTTATTGATCGTGTCAGTCGTCGCAGTGTTCTCATCGTTACTGATTTTGGACGCGCAGCCCTGCTAGTCCTCATTTGTCTTTTGACTGTGCTGGATGTAGTCAATGTTAGCTTTCTCATGATCATCATGATGCTTTTTGGCGCCCTGTCGTTATTTAATGACGCGGCCAGTCAGTCTTTTGTCCCTCAGCTAGTACCAAAGGACTTGCTCATGCCAGCCTACGCACGATTAGAGCAAAGTGCAGCAGTCGCTGAAACGAGTGGACCAGCCGTTGCGGGAATGCTGATTGCTGTACTAAGCGCTCCATTCGCTCTGTTAGCAAACGCAGGCACTTATCTTTTCTCAGGATTCGTTATGGCTTCAATAAAACACAGCACTAGACAAGAGGCACCGCAAAAAGTAAGTTTTAAAGAGCAAATAAAGGATGGGTTACGCTGGGTGTATCATCATCGCTACTTGAAAACGTTAGCTTTGAATACACATGCTTGGTTCCTTTTTCACAGTATGATTGGAGCCATTCTTGTCACGTTTGCTCTCACTGAACTAGGATTCAGTGCTTCAACCTTCGGGTTTGTCATGACAGCAGCTGGAGTCGGAGCTTTACTTGGTACGACATTGTCTACTAGGCTTAATCTTCGCTGGGGAATTGGACGTAGCATGGCTATTGCTCGTCTTCTTTATTGTCCCGCCGTTATCATCATGGTTCTAGCCCCATCTGCTGAACAAGGCAACCTACTGCTGTCTACATTTGTCTTGATCGGCGTAGGACAATTCCTTTATGGATGTGCATTAGGAATCGAAGGTCCTCTCGAAATGGGGTATCGGCAAACCATTACTCCATCCCACTTGCACGGACGTATGAATGCCACAATGCGCTCTATCAATCGCAGTATGATTGTTATAGGGGCACCGCTTGGTGGTTTGATCGCCGATATGTTTGGCTTTCGGGCAGCCCTTGGTGTTGTTATTGTTGGACTAGCCGTTGTTGGCATTTGGTTTTTCTTCTCTCCTATGCGCCATGCTCGGCTTGACGAAACTGAAACTACGGATAAACCTCTTAATCAATAA